From Streptomyces asiaticus, one genomic window encodes:
- a CDS encoding copper amine oxidase, giving the protein MPDSRLRRARARVAAAIGASALLGTVAIAAGPVGSAQAAPRTAAAADCSAPYRIEQKLDGGTTWRMCWHYESKAGLVLDDISYQPKGESAPIKVLTSAKLGQIHVPYDDGSNEYDDLTGQNFAQGLQQLDPAECPGGTIKTVRVPDAWDPEHPNVKGLCATTRARGHAYRMGEGGFGAGSENKVYQLQGKDLLVYTVNQVGWYEYITEWRFSGDGTMTMQVGATGTLSPMDYDAGDGRGWPIGKGAKDYATSHAHNVFWRLNFGLDGSPKSKVEQYDSKTTATSGRIPKTKTTRTKVTKELAGDAAAARWWRVVSTAGKNKDGHPRSYEIVPGHTTKYQGRSFTKHDVYFTEYNKCEQFASNNLRSCAVGKSVDKWVNGQTLKHPIVWVNIGFHHIARDEDQEPMPVHWQGFQLSPRDVTAMNPLTPPALSGHNGHTEEAR; this is encoded by the coding sequence ATGCCTGACAGCAGGCTCCGCCGCGCCCGTGCCCGGGTCGCGGCGGCCATCGGCGCCTCGGCGCTGCTCGGCACCGTGGCGATCGCCGCCGGGCCGGTCGGCAGCGCCCAGGCGGCCCCGCGGACCGCTGCCGCGGCGGACTGTAGCGCCCCGTACAGAATCGAGCAGAAGCTCGACGGCGGCACCACCTGGCGGATGTGCTGGCACTACGAGAGCAAGGCCGGGCTGGTGCTCGACGACATCTCGTACCAGCCCAAGGGCGAAAGCGCCCCGATCAAGGTGCTGACCTCGGCGAAGCTGGGCCAGATCCATGTGCCCTACGACGACGGCAGCAATGAGTACGACGACCTCACCGGGCAGAACTTCGCCCAGGGGCTCCAGCAGCTGGATCCGGCCGAGTGCCCCGGCGGCACGATCAAGACCGTGCGGGTGCCCGACGCCTGGGACCCCGAGCACCCGAATGTGAAGGGCCTGTGCGCCACCACCCGGGCCCGCGGTCACGCCTACCGCATGGGCGAGGGCGGCTTCGGGGCCGGCAGTGAGAACAAGGTCTACCAGCTCCAGGGCAAGGACCTGCTGGTCTACACCGTCAACCAGGTCGGCTGGTACGAGTACATCACCGAGTGGCGGTTCTCCGGTGACGGCACCATGACCATGCAGGTCGGCGCCACCGGCACGCTCTCCCCGATGGACTACGACGCGGGCGACGGCCGCGGCTGGCCCATCGGCAAGGGCGCCAAGGACTACGCCACCAGCCATGCCCACAACGTCTTCTGGCGGCTGAACTTCGGGCTGGACGGCTCGCCCAAGAGCAAGGTCGAGCAGTACGACTCCAAGACCACCGCGACCTCCGGGCGGATCCCGAAGACCAAGACCACCCGCACCAAGGTCACCAAGGAGCTGGCCGGTGACGCGGCGGCGGCGCGGTGGTGGCGCGTGGTCAGCACGGCGGGCAAGAACAAGGACGGCCATCCGCGCAGCTACGAGATCGTTCCCGGCCACACCACCAAGTACCAGGGACGTAGTTTCACCAAACACGACGTCTACTTCACCGAGTACAACAAGTGTGAGCAGTTCGCCAGCAACAATCTGCGCAGCTGCGCTGTCGGTAAGAGCGTCGACAAGTGGGTCAACGGGCAGACCCTCAAGCACCCCATCGTGTGGGTCAACATCGGGTTCCACCACATCGCCCGGGATGAGGACCAGGAGCCGATGCCGGTGCACTGGCAGGGCTTCCAGCTCTCCCCGCGCGACGTCACCGCTATGAATCCCCTCACGCCGCCTGCACTGTCCGGACACAACGGCCATACAGAAGAGGCACGTTGA
- a CDS encoding ABC transporter ATP-binding protein, with amino-acid sequence MTAPAVPVLRLREVDVVRDGTPLLRSISLTVHQGEHWALLGSNGAGKSTLLSLAGALVHPTRGTVEVLGRTLGRVDLRELRSFVGHVDPRHPLRSPLRVRDVVLTGLTNTVEPVPRHRPTPDQRDRADRLLTTLGMGGKLDARWPTLSQGQRGRVLIARALMPLPRLLLLDEPATGLDLAAREQLLESLDTLRRDHRELATVLVTHHLEELPASTTHAMLLRTGECLASGAVDEVVTTDHITKCFDHPVHISRTEGRWAARALRPPYQGTGSAGVSDAS; translated from the coding sequence GTGACCGCCCCGGCCGTCCCCGTACTCAGGCTGCGCGAGGTGGATGTGGTGCGCGACGGCACCCCGCTGCTGCGCTCGATCTCGCTCACCGTCCACCAGGGCGAGCACTGGGCGCTGCTCGGCTCCAACGGCGCGGGCAAGTCCACCCTGCTGAGCCTGGCGGGCGCGCTGGTGCACCCCACGCGCGGCACCGTGGAGGTCCTCGGCCGCACGCTGGGGCGAGTGGATCTGCGGGAGCTGCGGTCGTTCGTGGGCCATGTGGATCCCCGGCATCCGCTGCGCTCACCGCTGCGGGTGCGGGACGTGGTGCTCACCGGGCTGACCAACACCGTGGAGCCGGTCCCCCGCCACCGCCCCACCCCCGACCAGCGCGACCGGGCCGACCGGCTGCTGACCACCCTCGGCATGGGCGGGAAGCTGGACGCGCGCTGGCCGACGCTGTCGCAGGGGCAGCGCGGCCGGGTGCTGATCGCCCGGGCGCTGATGCCCCTCCCTCGGCTGCTGCTGCTCGACGAACCGGCCACCGGTCTGGATCTGGCCGCCCGTGAGCAACTGCTGGAGAGCCTGGACACCCTGCGCCGGGACCACCGCGAACTGGCCACGGTCCTGGTCACCCACCACCTGGAGGAGCTGCCCGCCAGCACCACCCACGCCATGCTGCTGCGTACCGGGGAGTGCCTGGCGTCGGGCGCGGTGGACGAGGTGGTGACCACCGACCACATCACCAAGTGCTTCGACCACCCGGTGCACATCAGCCGCACCGAGGGCCGCTGGGCCGCCCGCGCCCTGCGGCCGCCGTACCAGGGCACGGGCTCCGCAGGGGTGTCCGACGCATCGTGA
- a CDS encoding Tat pathway signal sequence domain protein, protein MRKVMHRHLGKVVAGAAVAITATAVLVGVTLPESASGEEGSGGGPQSSSAEQGQAARQQPGVVEEAPEQGKTGSGRDPLTDDEMKRAQSLAAGRDFRMSSEDVKGAKGPERLSTDLAELSPDEVGAADPPRRAEVTYYDYKDDTYVTKTVDLGSGKVTGTDTQHGVQPPPNRDEVMEAARLLMADKLGEGLKKDFKDATGKALTRPDQLTVTGFIYRAGEGSNPGPASVQDCGKHRCVRLFTRVVNGPWIDTRQMVVDLSAHKVTKLG, encoded by the coding sequence GTGCGCAAGGTGATGCACCGCCACCTGGGCAAGGTGGTGGCCGGCGCGGCCGTGGCGATCACCGCCACGGCGGTCCTGGTCGGCGTGACGCTTCCGGAGAGCGCGTCCGGCGAGGAAGGCTCGGGTGGGGGACCCCAGAGCTCCTCGGCGGAGCAGGGCCAGGCGGCCCGGCAGCAGCCCGGAGTGGTGGAGGAGGCGCCCGAACAGGGCAAGACCGGCAGCGGCCGCGATCCGCTGACCGACGACGAGATGAAGCGCGCCCAGAGCCTCGCGGCCGGGCGCGATTTCCGCATGAGCAGCGAGGACGTCAAGGGCGCCAAGGGCCCCGAGCGGCTCTCCACCGACCTCGCGGAGCTGAGCCCCGACGAGGTGGGGGCCGCCGACCCGCCGCGCCGCGCCGAGGTGACGTACTACGACTACAAGGACGACACCTACGTCACCAAGACGGTCGACCTCGGCAGCGGCAAGGTCACCGGCACCGACACCCAGCACGGGGTGCAGCCGCCGCCCAACCGCGACGAGGTGATGGAGGCCGCGCGGCTGCTGATGGCCGACAAGCTGGGCGAGGGGCTGAAGAAGGACTTCAAGGACGCCACCGGCAAGGCGCTGACCCGTCCGGACCAGTTGACCGTCACCGGCTTCATCTACCGCGCCGGCGAGGGCAGCAACCCCGGTCCGGCCTCGGTCCAGGACTGCGGCAAGCACCGCTGCGTACGGCTGTTCACCCGGGTGGTGAACGGCCCCTGGATCGACACCCGGCAGATGGTGGTCGACCTGAGCGCCCACAAGGTCACGAAGCTCGGCTAG
- a CDS encoding phosphotransferase enzyme family protein, with translation MVEVAFTEERARAVLSAALPPYRAGTAEARLLALGENAVFAVDSLDLVVRISRDLEVWDRAARELRIADWLAREGLPAVRPDRRFGPEQPLPFANHLVTYWQRLPDPVRPAGARDLAELLRMVHALPDPPGDPAPLPLPRRDLLGGVERWLRLAGDAIDPADAAYLRARRDDVAAAAEELTPRLAPGPIHGDALPRNVHIGPDGPVLVDLETFSHDLREHDLVVMALARDRYGLGAAEYDAFVAEYGWDVREWPGCAVLRGARETASCAWVSQHAPGNPAARAEFARRIASLREGDTAVRWHTF, from the coding sequence GTGGTGGAGGTCGCGTTCACGGAGGAGCGGGCGCGGGCGGTGCTCTCGGCCGCGCTGCCGCCCTACCGGGCCGGTACGGCGGAGGCCCGGCTGCTGGCCCTCGGTGAGAACGCCGTCTTCGCCGTCGACAGCCTCGACCTGGTGGTCCGGATCAGCCGAGACCTTGAGGTGTGGGACCGGGCCGCCCGGGAGCTGAGGATCGCCGACTGGCTCGCCCGGGAGGGGCTGCCCGCGGTCCGCCCCGACCGGCGCTTCGGCCCCGAGCAGCCGCTTCCGTTCGCCAACCACCTCGTCACGTACTGGCAGCGGCTTCCCGACCCGGTACGCCCCGCCGGGGCGCGCGATCTCGCGGAGCTGCTGCGGATGGTGCACGCCCTGCCCGACCCGCCCGGCGACCCGGCGCCGCTGCCGCTGCCGCGCCGCGATCTGCTGGGTGGGGTCGAGCGCTGGCTGCGGCTGGCCGGGGACGCGATCGACCCGGCGGACGCGGCGTATCTGCGCGCCCGCCGGGACGACGTCGCGGCCGCCGCCGAGGAGCTGACCCCGCGCCTCGCTCCCGGCCCGATCCACGGCGACGCGCTGCCGCGCAATGTGCACATCGGTCCGGACGGCCCGGTGCTGGTGGACCTGGAGACCTTCTCGCACGATCTGCGCGAGCACGATCTGGTGGTGATGGCCCTGGCCCGGGACCGCTATGGACTCGGTGCGGCGGAGTACGACGCGTTCGTGGCGGAGTACGGCTGGGACGTCCGCGAGTGGCCCGGCTGCGCGGTGCTGCGGGGCGCGCGCGAGACCGCCAGCTGTGCCTGGGTCTCCCAGCACGCCCCGGGCAACCCGGCGGCCCGCGCCGAGTTCGCCCGCCGCATCGCCTCCCTGCGGGAGGGCGACACGGCGGTGCGCTGGCACACGTTCTGA
- a CDS encoding 3'-5' exonuclease: MGWHRGLLIGFDLETTGTDPRTARIVTAAVVEVRGGEPVGRREWLADPQVPIPEDAVAVHGITGERAAAEGRPAREVVEEVAEVLVAHWRAGAPVVAYNAAFDLSLLAAELGRHGLRPLSERLEGAATGPVVDPYTIDRAVDRYRKGKRTLEAVCGEYGVVHDRAHDAGADALAAVRVACALAERYGEVAGLELWDLHRKQVGWYAHWAADFQSWLRRKGTPDAVVDGGWPLREAGAVVG, encoded by the coding sequence ATGGGCTGGCACCGGGGGCTGCTGATCGGATTCGACCTGGAGACGACGGGCACCGATCCGCGCACGGCACGGATCGTGACGGCGGCCGTGGTCGAGGTGAGGGGCGGGGAGCCGGTCGGGCGGCGCGAGTGGCTGGCCGACCCCCAAGTGCCCATCCCCGAGGACGCCGTGGCGGTGCACGGGATCACCGGTGAGCGGGCGGCGGCGGAGGGCAGGCCCGCCCGCGAGGTGGTCGAGGAGGTCGCCGAGGTGCTGGTGGCGCACTGGCGCGCCGGCGCCCCGGTGGTGGCGTACAACGCGGCGTTCGATCTCAGCCTGCTCGCCGCCGAGTTGGGGCGGCACGGGCTGCGCCCGCTGAGCGAGCGGCTGGAGGGCGCGGCTACCGGCCCCGTCGTGGATCCGTACACGATAGACCGCGCCGTCGACCGCTACCGCAAGGGCAAGCGCACGCTGGAGGCCGTCTGCGGGGAGTACGGGGTGGTGCACGACCGCGCCCATGACGCCGGTGCGGACGCGCTGGCGGCGGTGCGGGTCGCCTGCGCGCTCGCCGAGCGGTACGGCGAGGTCGCCGGGCTCGAGTTGTGGGACCTCCACCGCAAGCAGGTGGGGTGGTACGCGCACTGGGCGGCCGACTTCCAGTCCTGGCTGCGCCGCAAGGGCACTCCGGACGCGGTGGTGGACGGCGGCTGGCCGCTGCGGGAGGCGGGGGCGGTGGTGGGGTAG
- a CDS encoding carbohydrate ABC transporter permease: MPSPVPGHRGPGPSPGEVRHHRTAGRRGPTARRRAARTGQYLALLGYLVFLAFPLLWLVSTAFKPPRELASLHPGWIPDHPTLDNFRQAFDEQPLLRSAGNSLIASLAAAVITVAIATPMAYVMARHHRSALSRAATGWIVVSQAFPFVLVIIPLFLVLKEVRLIDSLSGLIMVYVVWSLPFALWMLAGYARAVPRELEEAAAVDGAGRLRVLVSVTMPLLTPGIVATALFAFITAWNEFFFALVLLKSPRKQTMPIILTHFIGTEGVADLGPLAAASLLATLPSLVLFALIQRRITSGTLAGAVKH; encoded by the coding sequence ATGCCCAGCCCCGTCCCCGGGCATCGCGGCCCCGGCCCCAGCCCCGGCGAGGTGCGCCACCATCGAACCGCCGGGCGTCGCGGCCCCACCGCCAGGCGCCGCGCGGCGCGCACCGGCCAGTACCTCGCCCTCCTCGGCTATCTGGTCTTCCTCGCCTTCCCCCTGCTGTGGCTGGTCTCCACCGCGTTCAAGCCGCCGCGCGAGCTGGCGAGCCTCCACCCGGGCTGGATCCCCGACCATCCCACCCTCGACAACTTCCGCCAGGCGTTCGATGAGCAGCCGCTGTTGCGGTCCGCGGGCAACAGCCTGATCGCCTCCCTCGCCGCCGCGGTCATCACCGTCGCCATCGCCACCCCCATGGCGTATGTGATGGCCCGCCACCACCGCTCCGCGCTGTCCCGGGCGGCCACCGGCTGGATCGTGGTCAGCCAGGCGTTCCCCTTCGTCCTGGTGATCATCCCGCTGTTCCTGGTGCTCAAGGAGGTCCGGCTGATCGACTCCCTCTCCGGGCTGATCATGGTGTACGTGGTGTGGTCCCTGCCGTTCGCCCTGTGGATGCTGGCCGGGTACGCCCGGGCCGTACCGCGCGAGCTGGAGGAGGCCGCGGCCGTGGACGGCGCGGGCAGACTGCGCGTGCTGGTCTCCGTCACCATGCCGCTGCTGACCCCCGGCATCGTGGCCACCGCGCTCTTCGCGTTCATCACCGCCTGGAACGAGTTCTTCTTCGCGCTCGTCCTGCTCAAGTCGCCGCGGAAACAGACGATGCCGATCATCCTCACCCACTTCATCGGAACCGAGGGCGTCGCCGATCTCGGCCCGCTCGCCGCCGCCTCACTGCTGGCGACCCTGCCCTCGCTCGTGCTGTTCGCGCTCATCCAGCGCCGGATCACCAGCGGCACCCTGGCCGGGGCGGTGAAGCACTGA
- a CDS encoding TIGR03086 family metal-binding protein produces MTDEQTTVIDFGPTAQRVTALLSGITDEQLSAPTPCGAYSVADLLDHFMGLALAMRHAAEKTTEAAGPAPGQGSADRLDPDWRQELPRRLDALAVAWREPSAWLGTAEAGGVTMPAQMMGIVALDELVIHGWDLARATGQPYDCDPGSVETIIGWLSAVPDEERPKELFGPMVPVPADAPPLDRAIALSGRDPGWRA; encoded by the coding sequence GTGACCGATGAACAGACCACCGTGATCGATTTCGGACCCACAGCGCAGCGGGTGACGGCGCTGCTCAGCGGCATCACGGACGAGCAGCTCAGCGCGCCCACACCGTGTGGCGCCTACTCCGTGGCCGATCTGCTCGACCACTTCATGGGGCTCGCCCTCGCCATGCGCCACGCCGCCGAGAAGACCACGGAGGCGGCGGGCCCCGCCCCCGGGCAGGGGTCGGCCGACCGGCTGGACCCCGACTGGCGGCAGGAACTGCCGCGCCGTCTGGACGCGCTGGCCGTGGCCTGGCGCGAGCCGTCCGCCTGGTTGGGCACCGCGGAGGCCGGGGGCGTCACCATGCCCGCCCAGATGATGGGCATCGTGGCGCTGGACGAGCTGGTGATCCACGGCTGGGATCTCGCCCGCGCCACCGGCCAGCCCTATGACTGCGATCCCGGCAGCGTCGAGACCATCATCGGATGGCTGTCGGCGGTCCCGGACGAGGAGCGACCCAAGGAGCTGTTCGGCCCCATGGTCCCCGTCCCGGCCGATGCGCCTCCGCTGGACCGCGCGATCGCCTTGAGCGGCCGCGACCCGGGATGGCGCGCCTGA
- a CDS encoding SAV2148 family HEPN domain-containing protein, with protein sequence MSSGGLELPPGDGGPGGDGSTDAPPGAVSLVRPMEIGAELDWGAEAWSEVRTRARRAGRAYIWLNLVEQRLRAVVSAVLRPIYEPVHGEDWVIAAAGPAGQEWVQRAVAVREVSRRKGYLLDPADDNVVSFLTLPQLRELLVQHWPCFEPYLDDRREVELVLDELEVSRNVVSRNRALSETVLAQAERASARLLEILGSGTGSPSAERLPIDAVEDLVGDRYADVVGVHSDRVRLQRQLPAEDLFGNARRLDAVGIGLNLLVQNYSGRRLVRLAESGCRARLLFLNPASSAVRRRERELGLKKGEMSRSVEMNILHMRRVRARLRDPGAFEIHVFDETPRFTAYLVNGDGADGLAVVQSYLRKARGMEAPVLVLRGGGRGRDVVREGAAEEGEGGLFGTYREEFESVWADSRPVS encoded by the coding sequence GTGAGCTCGGGCGGGCTGGAGCTGCCCCCCGGTGACGGAGGTCCCGGGGGTGATGGCTCCACCGACGCACCTCCCGGCGCGGTGTCCCTGGTGCGGCCGATGGAGATCGGAGCGGAACTGGACTGGGGCGCCGAAGCCTGGAGCGAGGTGCGCACACGCGCACGCCGGGCCGGGCGGGCCTATATCTGGCTCAACCTCGTGGAACAGCGGCTGCGCGCCGTCGTCAGCGCCGTGCTGCGGCCCATCTACGAACCGGTCCACGGCGAGGACTGGGTCATCGCCGCGGCCGGCCCCGCCGGGCAGGAGTGGGTGCAGCGGGCGGTCGCCGTACGCGAGGTCAGCCGGCGCAAGGGCTATCTGCTCGACCCGGCCGACGACAATGTGGTCAGCTTCCTGACCCTGCCGCAACTGCGGGAGCTCCTCGTCCAGCACTGGCCGTGCTTCGAGCCCTACCTCGACGACCGCCGCGAGGTGGAGCTGGTCCTGGACGAGCTGGAGGTCTCCCGCAATGTGGTCTCCCGCAACCGCGCCCTGTCCGAGACGGTACTCGCCCAGGCCGAGCGGGCCTCCGCCCGGCTGCTGGAGATCCTCGGCAGCGGCACCGGCTCCCCCTCCGCCGAACGGCTGCCCATCGACGCCGTCGAGGACCTCGTCGGCGACCGCTACGCCGATGTGGTGGGCGTCCATTCCGACCGGGTGCGGCTCCAGCGCCAGCTGCCCGCCGAGGACCTCTTCGGCAACGCCCGCCGCCTCGACGCCGTCGGCATCGGGCTCAACCTCCTGGTCCAGAACTACTCGGGCCGCCGGCTGGTCCGGCTGGCCGAATCCGGCTGCCGGGCCCGGCTGCTCTTCCTCAACCCGGCGAGCAGCGCGGTGCGGCGGCGGGAGCGCGAGCTCGGTCTGAAGAAGGGCGAGATGAGCCGCTCGGTGGAGATGAACATCCTCCATATGCGGCGGGTGCGCGCCCGGCTGCGGGACCCGGGCGCGTTCGAGATCCATGTCTTCGACGAGACGCCCCGCTTCACCGCCTACCTGGTCAACGGCGACGGCGCGGACGGCCTCGCGGTCGTCCAGTCCTATCTGCGCAAGGCCCGGGGCATGGAGGCCCCGGTCCTGGTGCTGCGCGGCGGCGGACGGGGCCGCGATGTCGTCCGCGAGGGCGCGGCCGAGGAGGGCGAGGGCGGGCTCTTCGGGACCTACCGCGAGGAGTTCGAGAGCGTCTGGGCGGACTCCCGGCCGGTGTCCTGA
- a CDS encoding FadR/GntR family transcriptional regulator, translated as MAAETARLRHGPVVPRVESALRAMLTEGRWRPGERLPNEVALAAELGVGRSSVREAVRLLTHDGLVEVRHGSGTYAAKPPAPAEEGDIRRLLRRARLREVYEVRRALEVEAARLAAGRIRPEDVGRLRDHLALREERTGGDPAAFVDADLAFHRTVVELSGNAVLLGLFTSVLPVLREALVEMVSHEPALPDVSCAHAELLDGLARGDADAAIAATVSHLEAVMELFASDEGDNSDTSEKEVAAP; from the coding sequence GTGGCGGCGGAGACGGCACGCTTGCGGCACGGGCCCGTGGTGCCACGGGTCGAGAGCGCCCTGCGCGCGATGCTCACCGAGGGCCGCTGGCGGCCCGGCGAGCGACTGCCCAACGAGGTGGCGCTCGCCGCCGAACTGGGCGTCGGCCGCTCCTCGGTACGGGAGGCCGTACGCCTGCTGACCCATGACGGGCTGGTCGAGGTGCGGCACGGCTCGGGCACCTACGCCGCGAAGCCCCCGGCCCCCGCCGAGGAGGGCGATATACGGCGGCTGCTGCGCCGGGCCCGGCTGCGCGAGGTGTACGAGGTGCGCCGCGCCCTGGAGGTCGAGGCCGCCCGGCTGGCCGCCGGGCGCATCCGCCCCGAGGACGTCGGGCGGCTGCGGGACCACCTCGCGCTGCGCGAGGAGCGGACCGGAGGCGATCCGGCCGCCTTCGTGGACGCCGATCTGGCCTTCCACCGGACCGTGGTGGAGCTGTCCGGGAACGCCGTGCTGCTGGGCCTGTTCACCTCCGTCCTCCCGGTGCTGCGCGAGGCGCTGGTGGAGATGGTCAGCCACGAACCGGCCCTGCCCGATGTGTCGTGCGCCCACGCCGAGCTGCTGGACGGGCTGGCCCGCGGTGACGCCGACGCCGCGATCGCGGCCACGGTCTCCCATCTCGAGGCCGTCATGGAACTCTTCGCAAGCGATGAAGGCGACAACAGCGACACCAGCGAAAAGGAGGTGGCGGCCCCGTGA
- a CDS encoding carbohydrate ABC transporter permease: MARRQDGTHGAWFLVLPALIPILLLSVGPLLYGIALAFTDSQAGRTDPTQWIGLLNFQDLLRDTLFWESFRIGLVWAVAVSVPQFLLALGLALLLHQDLRFRWLSRALAIVPWAMPEVVVGIMWRLVYHPDAGVLNETLGTHRDWLGSLSTALPAVVVVGIWARLPQVTVTLLAGLSNVPRELHEAAAMDGAGAWRRFRAVTWPAIRPIALAISALSFIWNVNSFALVYVLTGGGPGGRTRLPMLFAYEEAFRYGQFGYAAAMGCVLVAVVSILLAVHLVARLKGDDEA, encoded by the coding sequence ATGGCACGCCGTCAGGACGGCACCCACGGGGCGTGGTTCCTGGTCCTGCCCGCGCTGATCCCGATCCTCCTCCTCAGCGTCGGCCCGCTCCTCTACGGCATCGCGCTCGCCTTCACCGACTCCCAGGCGGGCCGCACCGACCCCACCCAGTGGATCGGGCTGCTCAACTTCCAGGACCTGCTGCGCGACACCCTCTTCTGGGAGTCCTTCCGGATCGGTCTGGTGTGGGCGGTGGCCGTCTCCGTACCGCAGTTCCTGCTCGCGCTCGGCCTCGCCCTGCTGCTCCACCAGGACCTGCGGTTCCGCTGGCTGTCGCGGGCGCTCGCGATCGTCCCCTGGGCTATGCCGGAGGTCGTGGTCGGCATCATGTGGCGGCTGGTCTACCACCCCGACGCGGGAGTGCTCAACGAGACGCTGGGCACCCACCGCGACTGGCTCGGCAGTCTGTCCACCGCCCTGCCCGCCGTCGTCGTGGTCGGCATCTGGGCACGGCTTCCGCAGGTCACGGTCACCCTGCTGGCCGGGCTCTCGAATGTGCCGCGCGAACTGCACGAGGCCGCGGCCATGGACGGCGCCGGTGCCTGGCGCCGCTTCCGCGCCGTCACCTGGCCCGCCATCAGGCCCATCGCCCTGGCCATCAGCGCGCTCAGCTTCATCTGGAACGTCAACTCCTTCGCCCTGGTCTACGTCCTGACGGGCGGCGGGCCCGGCGGCCGCACCCGGCTGCCGATGCTCTTCGCCTATGAAGAGGCTTTCCGCTACGGCCAGTTCGGCTACGCGGCGGCCATGGGCTGTGTGCTGGTGGCGGTGGTCTCCATCCTGCTGGCCGTCCATCTCGTGGCCCGGCTGAAGGGAGACGACGAGGCATGA